One region of Armigeres subalbatus isolate Guangzhou_Male chromosome 3, GZ_Asu_2, whole genome shotgun sequence genomic DNA includes:
- the LOC134219943 gene encoding ubiquinone biosynthesis O-methyltransferase, mitochondrial-like, with protein sequence MLMSGFPKMLPMIVLKPYRATGLLSFKKHLTQQTTSRLEPPPNVDQREVDTLAKLAEEWWNPTGPLKGLHSMNSLRVPLVRDGLIATSVVPQEQIRSPQVLRGIDILEVGCGGGILTEALARIHANVVGVDPGEKLISVAKEHATRDQKISGRIKYSVETVEDHAQKNVEKYDAVIVSEVLEHVNDKAAFLEHCVMALKPGGSIFVTTLNKTTASWVGGILAAEYILKLVPENTHDWEKFIAPLDVQRILKTFNCTTILMHGMTYEFWKNSWSWCKRTDINYAVQAVKLVEN encoded by the exons ATGTTGATGTCAGGATTTCCAAAAATGCTTCCTATGATAGTACTTAAACCATATCGAGCAACTGGCTTGTTATCATTTAAAAA ACATCTTACTCAACAAACGACATCTCGTTTAGAGCCTCCGCCGAATGTGGACCAAAGAGAAGTGGACACTCTTGCTAAATTAGCCGAAGAATGGTGGAATCCAACAGGGCCGCTGAAAGGACTACATTCGATGAATTCTCTCCGGGTTCCATTGGTTCGAGATGGACTTATTGCGACAAGCGTGGTTCCACAGGAGCAAATCCGATCACCTCAAGTGCTCAGAGGAATTGATATTCTAGAGGTCGGCTGTGGAGGTGGTATTCTAACGGAAGCTCTGGCAAGAATTCATGCCAACGTAGTTGGAGTTGATCCCGGAGAGAAACTCATTAGTGTGGCAAAGGAACACGCGACACGGGATCAAAAAATATCTGGGAGAATTAAATATTCGGTTGAAACTGTTGAAGACCATGCACAGAAGAATGTAGAAAAGTACGATGCTGTGATTGTGTCGGAGGTGCTGGAACACGTCAACGATAAAGCAGCGTTTTTGGAGCATTGCGTGATGGCGTTGAAACCGGGTGGATCTATTTTTGTAACGACGCTGAACAAAACGACTGCTTCTTGGGTGGGAGGGATATTGGCGGCGGAGTACATTCTGAAGCTGGTTCCGGAAAATACGCATGATTGGGAAAAGTTTATTGCACCGCTGGATGTACAACGgattttgaaaacatttaacTGTACAACTATTTTGATGCACGGAATGACGTacgaattttggaaaaatagtTGGTCCTGGTGTAAACGAACGGACATAAACTATGCCGTTCAAGCTGTGAAGTTAGTCGAAAATTGA
- the LOC134219944 gene encoding M-phase phosphoprotein 6-like translates to MSNKMNKVKLSKGILEMKFMTRTREKLEKEKDDAEGRALYSNEFTDKMLHESSKYIIETSYVPCEDLIEGRVSYGGMNPEIERLIELEKNKDLAEQIERERAAEAERQKMRKDVPDEEMAQFYTSVMKSMKKKYEKGGKRQSSILPLNIKRMEKPRDDDE, encoded by the exons ATGagtaataaaatgaataaagtgAAACTTTCGAAAggtattttggaaatgaaatttATGACTCGAACCAGAGAAAAGCTTGAAAAGGAAAAGGATGATGCCGAAGGGAG GGCTCTATACTCCAATGAATTCACCGACAAAATGCTGCATGAGTCATCCAAATATATAATCGAAACCAGCTACGTCCCATGCGAAGACCTGATCGAAGGGCGAGTAAGTTATGGCGGAATGAACCCGGAAATTGAGCGTCTCATTGAGCTTGAGAAAAACAAAGATTTGGCCGAGCAGATTGAGCGAGAGCGGGCGGCCGAAGCCGAGAGACAAAAAATGCGCAAGGATGTTCCTGACGAGGAGATGGCCCAGTTTTACACCAGCGTCATGAAGTCGATGAAGAAGAAGTACGAAAAGGGTGGCAAACGGCAATCCAGTATATTGCCGCTCAACATCAAAAGAATGGAGAAGCCGAGGGATGACGATGAGTAG